The genome window TCGGGATTAATAATAAGAATCATCAATATGggtgggcatggtgcctcatgactgtaattctagcactttgggaagccaaggtggaaggatcccttgagcctaggagttcgagaccagcctgggcaacatggtgaaaccccatctctataaaaatacaaaaaaaaaaaaataaacaaaccaggggtggtggtgcacctctagtcccagctactcgggaggctgaggtgggaggatcacttgagcccaggagatcgaggctgcagtgagctataatagcaccactgcacatcagccttggtgacagagtgagtatAGACCTTTATAATTGACAAAGCTCTGCagtcaaatggggataataatagttgcTATCTCATAGGAGGAGCACTAGAtgagatcatgttttttttttttttttttttttgagacggagtctcgctttttcacccaggctggagtgcagtggcgcgatctcggctcactgcaagctccgcctcccgggttcacgccattctcctgcctcagcctctccgagtagctgggactacaggcgcccgccaccatgcccggctaattttttgtatttttagtagagacggggtttcaccgtggtctcgatctcctgacctcgtgatccgcccgcctcggcctcccaaagtgctgggattacaagcgtgagccaccgcgcccggccgagatcatgttaaaatgcttagcacagtgtgTGGCACGTCGTGGAGGTTCAGTAAACACTGGCCTACCTGTCACTTTCTCCTCCTTCTATCCCCTGCCCCTTACCATGGTTCAAAGACGGGACATTCCTCTTGCCGAGTACCAACCTGTGTAGCCGGCACAAGCTAGGTGACTTATACCCGGGTTCCCATTTACCATGGTCTCTCTCTGAGGGAGACCCCACAGAGAGGTCCAATcccacagatgaagaaatggctCAGAGAGGCACTGctacctgcccaaggtcacacaactcgCAGAGGCTGGCCTTGGATCTTGGGTTTTGGACTTCAAGGCTTGTACTCTCCCCATTTTACCATGCTGCCTCACTCTTTACTACTCTGATCATCCTTACCATCTTGGAGCCAGTGTGCTTCCTCGGTGCGGGGGGGACTCCAAGGCGGTGGAACACGGCAGGCCTTCCTCACAAGAATCTAGGACGTCAAGGCCTGCCACCTGCTTGGAGGCTTAAATTTCTCTGCAAGGGCCCTTGGCTAAATTAGGTAATGGGTTCAGACtatgggaggggtggggctcGCTGACCCCAGGATCTGATTGGGCAGGGTCTCCAGTGCTGGGgagcagggaggtgggaggggaggggtgctCCTACAAATCCCGGGGGCTAGAGCAGGCCAGGTCATCTTTGGGTGGTGGAGTGCAAAGGAGGTGACCTGCAACAGAGGAGTCCCGGTCACCAGCAACCATGGTAAGGACAAGAGGGGACTTTGTGCGTTTACTCACGGGAGCACTTCTTTCAGGCCAGGCCTGGGTGCTCTGTGGGTCAGTAACTTGGATGTTTGAGGTTGGAGCATGGAGGTTCCTGGAACCCAGGTGTCTTGGAGGAAGGCCTTTGACTTTTCTTGAAAGGGGAGGGCTGGGATATTCCAGAGATTGATCCTCAAGGCTTGCTGACTGCCTACTCACTTTTGGAAACTTCCAGCAGTGTAATTCATAGACCTGTGAAGAGCTCTTAGCTTGTTTCCTTCACACAGTGGGGACTCTGAGGGATCAGAGTGAGTCACCCAGCAGGCCAGTGGCAGGGGCGAGCCAGAAGCCTGGCCAAACCCTCCTGTCATCATGGAGAGAAGAAAGGCTCCTCCAGAAGACAAGAGGCCGGCAGGGCATGAGGCCTGCTCAGATGCACGGCTCCAGGAGCCCTGAGAATGATGGGAAGGGGCAGAAGATGACAGACCAGAGTTAGAGAGACTCTGCTCTCCTAGAGAGGGCTTCTGATTTGGAGCTGTTGTTTTCGTCTGAGATCCCCCTCCCCACTTACTTCAAGGAGTAACTAGATCCCGGAGGCCAGCTGCTGTTGCCCATGACTGACTAAAAATAGCCTGCCCTCCTGGCACAGGgaaaaaggaggagaggaaggagggggagaaggaggagcacCGGTGGCCAGCTGGCTGAAGAGCTCCTTGGAAGCCTCACCCCGTCCTCACTGCCAGTCTCAAGCCAAAGCCTCTGACCCAGATGGCCTGGCTTGAATATGACCTGGAAACCCCCGCAGAAATCTCACTTTCATGTCAAGGCCTCCATCACATTCGGCCCCACATGAGGGGCCTTTTCTCCAATGACTGAATCCTAAGAAGGAAGCTGACAGCCTCCGACTCTGCCAGTTCTCTGAGGGGCGGGATGATGTGTCCTCTGTCTCTTCTTGGTGGTCCTAGTGCCTGATCTGTGGCCTGACATGCAGCAAGTACCCAATAACTTTGTGTtgcataattatttatttgagaacaaacattttattgagcaactaTTAAAGTACCGGGCACCATTAGGAGCtacagaaaactagaaaatagtGCTGAAATGTTGCTAGCCCTTTACAAAGCCCTTTCACACCACTGATATCTCATCCCTGAAAAGCTACAGAGAAAAGATGAAGGCACACTAAgttacttgcctaaggtcactgGGGGGGTTCCCAACTTGGCTTTCAATTGACAAGTGAGAAGGCCTTGGGCTTAATTTGTtgtctcctctctttttctcaaaaCTGGGGTCAACAggctgtgcgcggtggctcacgcctgtaatcccatcactttgggaagccgaggcaggcggatcacttgaggtcaggagttcgagaccagcctgatcaacatggagaaacctcacctctactaaaaatacaaaattatccaggcgttgtggtgcatgcctgtaatcccagctactcaggaggctgagggagaagaattgcttgaaccccggaggcggggGTTGCGGTTGCGgccagctgagatcgtgccattacactgcagcctgggcaacaagagcaaaactccatctcaaaacaaaacaaaacaaacaaaaaaaaactggggtcaggccaggcatggtggctcacgcctgtaatcccagcactttgggatgctgaggtgggccgatcacctgaggtcaggagttcaagaccagcctggccaacatggtgaaaccctgtctctactaaaaatacaaaaattagctgggcgtgttggcgcatgcctgtaatcctagctacttgggaggctaagggaggagaatcgcttgaacccaggaggtggaggttgcagtgagccgagatcatgccattgcactccagcctgggagacagggtgagactccgtcacaaaaacaaaaaacaaaaacaaaaactggggtcagaagctgggcacagtggctcaagcctgtaatcctagcactttgggaggccgaggtgggaggatcacttgagcccaggagctcaaaaccagcctgggtaatatagtgggaccccgtctctacaaaaaatttaaaaaattaggtgtggtgtatgctatagtcccagctactcaggaggctgaagtgggacgattgcttgagcccaggaggttgaggctgcagtgagctatgatcacacgactgcactccagcctgtgtgacagagcgagacaaaacaaaactgatttgGTGCTGTGCGGGCACACAATTATGTGGCAAGTTTGAAGTTGTTCTTCTGGAGAACCAAGGGGCGCTGACAGAGTGAGGGTTGGGAAAAATGGGTTTGAGGTGAGGAACTGCTCTGGGGCTGCCTCTTCAGCTCAGACTTTCTCTGTGTCTCCTGCAGACGGACCAGCAGGCTGAGGCCAGGTCCTACCTCAGCGAGGAGATGATTGCTGGTGAGTAAGGCGCCgcaggctgggggctgggtggATGTGTGCTGGGGACATGTTGGCCTCTAGGCAGGGTAGGGGGGTAAGTGTGAGGCTGAGAGTCCAGCCGGCCtcacctctgccctctgccctcctgcGCAGAGTTCAAGGCTGCCTTTGACATGTTTGATGCTGATGGTGGTGGGGACATCAGCGTCAAGGAGTTGGGCACGGTGATGAGGATGCTGGGCCAGACACCCACCAAGGAGGAGCTGGACGCCATCATCGAGGAGGTGGATGAGGACGGTGAGTGGGTGTTCCTCGGAGGCAGGGGATGGTGGGGAGAGGCAGCAGCCGCTGGGCTCAGGCTCAGTCCACCACCTGCTCCCCGCAGGCAGCGGCACCATCGACTTTGAGGAGTTCTTGGTCATGATGGTGCGCCAGATGAAAGAGGACGCGAAGGGGAAGAGCGAGGAGGAGCTGGCCGAGTGCTTCCGCATCTTCGACAGGTGCGCTGGGGGCCTGGGAGCCGAGGGCGGGGCTTAGCAGTCAGAACCTGGCCGGCGGCGCTGGAAGCTTCCCCGGGTTGGGGGTGTGGAAGCGGCGCGTCGAGTGTGGTGGCCAGGGCAGCTCGCCCCGGCCCTGAGCCCTGCCCTGTCCCTCGGACCTGAAGGAATGCAGACGGCTACATCGACCCGGAGGAGCTGGCTGAGATTTTCAGGGCCTCCGGAGAGCACGTTACTGACGAGGAGATCGAATCTCTGATGAAAGACGGCGACAAGAACAACGACGGCCGCATTGACTTCGACGGTGAGGGCCACGGGAGCTTGGGAAGAGCGGGTGGGAGCCACAGAGGACGGCGGGCACTGGTGCCTGGCTCCGGTGCAGTGTCCTTGGCcgtgtgggctgggctgggcgtAACCTCACCAAGTTCCCCATAGTCTCCTGGGGGCAGGTATAGAAGCGCTCCACGACTCTGTGCAGTTTATCAATTAATGACGAGGCAGGGGGGGCGTGGTGGCTCGGGACTGTaaaatcctagaactttgggaggatgaggtgggaggattgcttgaggccaagagttcgagaccagcctgggcaacatagtgagaccctgtgtttacaaaaaataaaataaaataaaaaggcgggcgtggtggcacacctgtggtcccagcccaGTTGCTCTgggggctgaagtgagaggatcgcttgagcccaggagatcaagcctgcaatgagctatgattgtgccactgcactctagcctgggcgacagaccttGGCgaccttggcaacagagcgagactctgtcacaacaaaaacaaaaacaaaaacaaaaagtcatcCCCTCTGTGTGGCTGgagccctggcctggcctggcctctgcTCCCCAGTGGGACcccaccctctccctctcctttcccgcAGAGTTCCTGAAGATGATGGAGGGCGTGCAGTAAGGAGTGGACAGTTGCCTCCACCAAGATCGCGTGTCCCTAGGATGTGGGAGACTCCGTCCTGCCGGGTCCCCACCAGGGAGGCGCTGCGCCTTGTGGGTCTTTGTCTGGAAGGAATAAAAGCAAATGTTCCAAAACTCGTGGCCTGAATAAAGGGAGAGATGAGGACAGCAGGTCTCAAGGGCTGTGGTCCAGGGCGCCATCCCGGCTGGCACCACCCGGAGCACCCTTGGGGATCCCCGGGAGAGGCTGTCGGAGCGGCGGGATGCGGAAGGGAGCTGGGCCCCGGAGCCGCAGTGGGCAGCCGCGAGTGCTCGAGTCGGGAGGGCGCTGACTCGCTCTGCAGGTTTGCAGCCGGCTCCCGACAGCTGGCTCTGGGCGTGCGCAGCTTGGACGGGCAGTGGAGGCTCCAGGAGCCGCAGGGGCTTGGAGTTGAGTCAGGGTGAGCCAGCAGACTGCAGAGGGGTCCCGGGACCGCAGGTAGAGTGAGGGGGTGGGAGAGGCTAGAACCCTGGGGAGCCGGGAAGCTCCCTCAATTCCCCACCACCCTTCTTTTCTGGAACGTTTGCAACTTAGATGTTGTCGTAGCTGCCACCTTCTGCAGGCTCCCTAGCTGGAGAGAGGGGAAGTAGGTGCCCATCCATGCCAGGCAGCATTGTTTCTGCTCAACCTTTTACTTCCTCTGTTCTTCCAAGTGCTTATTCCTCGCTTTGTACTGGTGGTGGTAGGGGAGGGTGGAGGCACCCACTAAGGAGATTCTGATCTCATCATTTGACCCCAGATCCctgcctccacctggtctctgcCAGTGCACTCTACAGAGGGTCATCAGCACCAGCGAGCTAAAATATCTGACTTGGCCACTGCCCCGTTGAAAGTAGTTCAAGgctcgccgggcgtggtggctcacgcttgtaatcccagcactttgggaggcgctccccacatcccagacggggcagccgggcagaggcgctccccacatcccagacggggtggccgggcagaggcgctcctcacttcccagacggggcggccgggcagagacgctccccacctcccagacggggcggcggccatgcaggggctgcaatcccagcaccctgggaggccaaggcaggcggctgggaggcggaggctgcagcgagccaagaccacgccaccgcactccagccctggcaacaccgagcaccgagtgagcgagactccgtctgcagtcccagcacctcgggaggccgaggcgggtagagcactcggggtcaggagctgcagaccagcctggccaacatggcgaaaccgtgcctccagccaaaggagaaaaagcaggcagtggTGGTGGCGCGcaccggcaatcccaggcagcccgcaggctgggataggagaatcacgggagccggaggcagggggtctgcagtgagccgactagaatccagcctgggccacagagggaaaagagGCAGGCCGTCAggcaggcgggcgggcgggcgcaagcatttttttttttaacagagtttcactcttgtcacccagactggagtgcaatggcgcgatctcagctcactgcaacctccgcctcctgggttcaagcaattctcctgcctcagcctcctgagtaactgggattacaggtgtccaccaccacgagtggctaatgtttgtatttttagtagagaccaggttttgccatgttggccaggctggtcttgaactcctgacatcaggtgatccgcctgcctcagcctcccaaagtgctgggattacaggcatgagccaccgtatccggccttctgttttgttttttaaatgagacagggtctcgctctgttgcccaggctggagtgcagtaggtgatcacagctcactgcagccttgacctcctgggcttaagcgatcctcctatctcagcctcccgagtagctgggactataaacgAGTGACCCCTCCCCactagtttttgttatttttagcagagatggggtctcactatgttgcccaggctggtctcaaactcttgagctcaaagaatcctctcaccttggcctcccaaagtgttgggattataggcatgagccaccatgcccagcctctattgTCACCTTACTCATTGCTTTAGTTTTTCCTCTccatctgtctttttctcttcctcttttgtcctattcatgtttttctgtttatatttccaGCCAGGATCAGTGCTGGGGTTTGGTAATCATTACTATAGTGCCTACTGTATACTGTGCCTTACAGACATTGTCTCATTCACTCACATAAAATCCCTAGAGGCAGATGTtgctgtctccattttacagttggAAAACTAAGGCCTAGGGAGGTGAAGTACACAGGCACCCAGATAATAACCTAGGTAGTATCGCCATGTGCTATGTGGTGTGCACGGGAGCAAGGCTCTTAACTCTGATGCCATATAACTGTTATTGGTTCTAcctggatatctttttttttttttgaaatatatacatattttaaaatagagacggaggccgggtgctgtggctcacgcctgtaatcccagcgctttgggaggccgaggcaggtggatcacttgaggccaggagtttgagaccagcctggccaacatggaaaaatcccctctgtactaaaaatataaaaattagccagacacatgcctgtaatcttagctacttgggaggctgagacaggagaatcgctggaacccaagaggcagaggttgcagtgagccaagatcatgccactgcactccagcctgggtgacagagtgagactctgtcttaaaaaataacataggccgggcatggtggctcatgcctgtaatcctagcactttgggaggccaaagcgggtggatcacctgaggtcgggagttcgagaccagcctgaccaacatggagaaaccccgtctctaccaaaaatacaaaattagccaggtgtggtggcacatgcctgtaattccagctactcgggaggctgaggcaggagaatcgcttgaacccgggagccggaggttgcggtgagcagagatcgtaccattacactctagcctgggcaacaagagtgaaactctgtctcaagaaataaataaataaataaataaataaataaataaataaaaaaaaacaaatctgatcatgtcactgccctgCTCAAGGCTTCATTAGCTGGCTGTTGCCTCAAGATAAagtccaagttttttttttgtttttttttttaagagactgaatCTCCCTatcacacaggctgaagtgcagtggcacaattatagctcactgcagcctcgaactcctaggcgcaagtgatcctcccttctcagcccctagttattttattttttgtagagatggagtctcactttgttacccaggctagccCAAATACCTTAATATGGCCTTCCAGCCTATCATGACCTGACATCTATGCGACTTCCCCatcctgtgttctttttttttttttttgagacagagttttgcgcttgtcagccaggctggagagcagtggcatgatcttggctcactgcaacccccgcctcccgagttcaagtgattctcctacctcagcctcctgagtagttgagactacaggcacctgccaccatgcccggctaatttttatatttttagtagagatagggtttcaccatgttggccagggtggtcttgaattcctgagctcaggtaatccgccctcctcggcctcgcaaagtgctgggattataagtgtgagccaccacgcccagctctgtATTCCTCTCCTTACATACTCCTGAACTTCTTGCTATCCAAGGAATGTGCATCTCCCTCAGGGCTCAATTCCCTTCTCCAGAAACCTTTCCCTGACCCTCCTATTCTATTGGGCGCTCCACCTGTGAACTTTCATAGCAATATGTGAGTTCAGcacccaacatttattgagtgcttactatgtaccaggcattgttctaaggtCCTTCCACTGTCTTATGAGGTAGGTAccagtattttcattttacagagaggttaaatgtaACTGCCTACATGTTTATGGGCAACATGGAGGTGGAGCCAGGATCCTGAAACAGTTCTGCTTACCTGGTctgaactttttcttctttttcttttttttttttttttttgagttggagtcttgctcttgttgcccagactggagtgcaatgggcaatcttggctcactgcaatctccacttcccaggttcaagcgattctcctgcctcagcctcccgagtagctgggattacaggcactcaccaccatgcctggccaattttttgtatttttagtagaaacggggtttcactatgttggtcaggctggtctcaaactcctgacctcaagtgatccgcctgctttggcctccccaagtgctgggattacaggcatgagccaccgcgcccagactggTCTGAGCTTAATCACTGGGCTGTATGGCACTTATTCCCCAGTCCCCACTGTTGATAGGCCTGTCTATCCCTTAAACTCCAGCCTCTTTAAGGGCAGAGCTGTGTTATTTTCCCTGTTTTGTCCCTAGCCCCAAGCAAAGGGCATTTACCTTGTAGGAATTCAATAACATGGGAATCATAATAATCAGAAATTCAAATACTTCCTGACCAGGCTTCTTTTTGTTGCAAGTGCCAGAAATCTAAATCAAACGGACTTAAACCAAAAAGGGATTTGTTAGTTCATCGAACTGGGATGGCAAAGCATGAACTGGAGGCCAGAGTCTCAGTTAATGCCATCTCTCCAACTCCCAGCTGTTTGTCTCTACTTGGCTTTCTTCCATCTGCAGCGGGCTCCCCCAGCAGCTGAGACTGGACTCCCTTCTCTTTTAGCAACCCCATTAGTAAAATAACTTTACTCTCTCCCAGTGATTAATTCCAGAGAACACCAGTTGAATCTGAACTACAGTTTAGACCTGTGACTGGCCCAAGGCAGGCCATGTGGCCATCTAGGGTACCAAACACCATGACCAAGGACCACACGGCAGAAAAAAACACATCCACCAGTTAGCATTTGAAACATttcttttagagataaggtcttactctgctgcctaggctggagtgataACTTACTATAACCTTGAAtttctggccccaagtgatcctcccaccttggcctcccaagatgttGAGATTGCTGATGtgaaccaccaggcccggccaggatttatttatttttcttttaaaatttattatttgagacgggggtctcactgtgttgcccagactggtcttgcaTTCTTAAGTTCAAGCAatcaatcttcctgcctctgcctcccaaactgctaggattacaggcagtgagccaccacacctggccctggccAGCATTTATTGACTAATTTCGTGCCAGGTTCTGAGCTCTGGTTTTCTCCAGTATCTGCTAACCTAGTGATTTTCAACCTTGGGAGATCTTCAGAACCCGGAGGGCAGTTTGGGGTCAAAGATTTGCCTAACAAGTTCcgggtgatgctgctgctgctggaaggACCACATTCTAAGAACATCGCTCTAAATTTTGTTCTTAACCAGACCGCAGCAATGACATCACTTGGAAACTATttagaaaccaaaataaatataaataaacagacTGGATCTTAGGCTCCACTTCACACCTAccaaaaagattttaattttacaaGATCCCAAGTGTATTTGTATGCATGTTAGATTAAGAaaaaacctggccgggcgcggtggttcatgcctgtaatcccagcattttgggaggctgaggcgggcggatcacgaggtcaggagatggagaccatcctggctaacatggtgaaaccccatcattacttaaaaaatacaaaaaaaattagctggacatggtggcgggcgcctgtagtcccagctacttgggaggctgaggcaggagaatggtgtgaactcgggaggcagtggagcttgcagtgagccgagatcacgccactgcactccagcctgggtgacagagcgagactctgtctcaaaaaaaaaaaaagaaaaaacccaagaGGAGAGACCTAAGAGCACAATTATAGACATGAGGGGACCCAACTTCGAATCCCAACCCCTCCCGCTTCAGGCTTGCACAACCAACCAGCTGCTAACAGACCTGAAGGAGTTGGGTGCAAGGTTGGAGCACATCTGGATGCTGCTTATCTACCTTGGAGATCTTCCTGAAGGGCTTTGTGGGGCCCCTATCACTTCAACCTACTCTTCCACCTGCCGACCCTTGTGGGGACCCAGCTGGTCAGCAGGGGTGTTTCCTCCTAGGGGCTCAAAGGCTGGAGCCTTCCTCAGGCCAGGGGAAAGAGGCAGCCCAAGGGGCTGGGGGCTCGCTGGGGGATATGCAGCAGGAGGTCACTGTGCCCCCTTGGAGGTGGAGCTCCACAGGGACCTGGGCTAGAGCCTGGAGACCAGAGCTCAGATCTGAGTCCTGCCAGGGAAGGGGCATTTTTCCTGGCTGTCTCCCCAGGCCCTGGACCTGCTTAGGGTGACCTGAGCATTCTTCTTCAGGACAGAACATGGGTGGCTGTGTGTTGGGATCCCCCCACAACACACACGCTTGTTCTTTCTACAGCTATAGGAGTAGGTTTCAGCCTAAGGTCCGGCTTAGCCTCATCTGCAACACAGCTGAGGGAGCTCCAACATTCACTAACATTGCTGGTACACATCACCGACTCCATAGACAGGAGGCATTATTGTGacactcattttatagatgaacagATGCAGAGTCATAAAATAAAGTACAAGGGAATAA of Symphalangus syndactylus isolate Jambi chromosome 24, NHGRI_mSymSyn1-v2.1_pri, whole genome shotgun sequence contains these proteins:
- the TNNC2 gene encoding troponin C, skeletal muscle isoform X1 encodes the protein MTDQQAEARSYLSEEMIAEFKAAFDMFDADGGGDISVKELGTVMRMLGQTPTKEELDAIIEEVDEDGSGTIDFEEFLVMMVRQMKEDAKGKSEEELAECFRIFDRNADGYIDPEELAEIFRASGEHVTDEEIESLMKDGDKNNDGRIDFDEFLKMMEGVQ
- the TNNC2 gene encoding troponin C, skeletal muscle isoform X2 → MIAEFKAAFDMFDADGGGDISVKELGTVMRMLGQTPTKEELDAIIEEVDEDGSGTIDFEEFLVMMVRQMKEDAKGKSEEELAECFRIFDRNADGYIDPEELAEIFRASGEHVTDEEIESLMKDGDKNNDGRIDFDEFLKMMEGVQ